From Leptodactylus fuscus isolate aLepFus1 chromosome 11, aLepFus1.hap2, whole genome shotgun sequence, one genomic window encodes:
- the URM1 gene encoding ubiquitin-related modifier 1 produces the protein MAAPMNVLLEFGGGAELLFQGIKKHHVTLPCRADPWHIRQLLVWIKENLLKERPELFIQGDTVRPGILVLINDADWELMGELDYQIRDQDNIVFISTLHGG, from the exons atggcggcgcccatgaacGTGCTGCTGGAGTTTGG AGGTGGCGCAGAGCTGCTGTTCCAGGGAATCAAGAAGCACCACGTGACCCTGCCTTGCCGAGCGGATCCAT GGCACATCAGGCAGTTGCTGGTTTGGATAAAAGAGAACTTGCTGAAAGAACGCCCCGAGCTATTTATTCAGGGGGATACAGT GCGGCCGGGTATCCTGGTGCTCATTAATGATGCTGACTGGGAGTTAATG GGTGAGCTGGACTATCAGATTCGGGACCAAGACAACATTGTGTTCATATCTACGTTACACGGCGGATAG